A portion of the Musa acuminata AAA Group cultivar baxijiao chromosome BXJ1-1, Cavendish_Baxijiao_AAA, whole genome shotgun sequence genome contains these proteins:
- the LOC135584675 gene encoding paired amphipathic helix protein Sin3-like 4 isoform X1, producing the protein MKGAREEALMGSQLKRPNVPRADPSGQTHMAPAPATGSTPKLTTNDALAYLKAVKDIFQDKREKYDEFLEVMKDFKSQRIDTNGVIMRVKELFKGHRDLILGFNTFLPKGYEIKLPEEKKPVEFEEAINFVNKIKNRFQNDDHVYKSFLDILNMYRRENKSIHEVYQEVAALFQNHQDLLEEFTHFLPDASATFAPHYPYSGRPFVRRDDRSSIMPTARHVHGDKRDRAYTSHADRDFSVDRPDTEHDRQRRLAEKEKDRKEDRDKRDREWDEKDMDHDSGDLGNTHPRRKHSSKRVDDSVAEPMQQGGDGADGIYSISASSFDDKNALKSVYTREFNFCEKVKEKLHPDTYQEFLKCLHIYSKEIINRTELKNLVSDILGKYPDLMDGFNEFLAHCENIGLHSFLNEGYFADGFLEGVFNKRHIARPVKLEDGDREREREMDKREKDRERERVDKGALYNSKEGASHKATLFTNKEKYNLWKPISELDLSNCQRCTPSYRLLPKNYPIPPASHRTELGVSVLNDVWVSVTSGSEDYSFKHMRKNQYEESLFRCEDDRFELDMLLESVNITTKRVEELIEMMQDPVKSENPTRMEDHLNSLNLRCIERLYGDHGLDVMDVLRKNASLALPVILTRLKQKQEEWSRCRSDFNKVWAEIYAKNYHKSLDHRSFYFKQQDTKSLSTKALLAEIKEINDKMKKEDDILVTIAARNRQPIVPNMAFEYVDVSIHEDLYQIIKYSCGEVCTSSDQLDKVMKIWTTFLEPLLGVPSRNQLAEDAEDVKPKSRVVKANLSVVGESNGSPGADYAGASKQSNGDENIPSEQTALCRTRSANGDTTVTENGFHDVDQTTRHGENLCNNLLQGRVQGSAPMADEVSGITVTNVSAERMPDTTSVAGRAEQCHNRTNREIVTGASGASRAGNFGNETLVEPRATNENLPASEGVQTGRPILAANGGSTTEGNKGHRPSEGSASLNNLKVEREEGELSPNGDFEEDNFVTFEDVAVNVTPKGKDGSSSRQYQVRPGEVEASCGEVAGENEADADDEGEESAQRSTEVSGNASEAGEDVSGSESGDGEECSHEDHEEEEDDAGNDDQDAKAESEGEAEGEITSLPFSERILHTVKPLARHVPTALHDKEDKSSRIFYGNDSFYVLFRLHQTLYERILSAKTNSLAAEKKWRSSKDTSPPDLYAKFMSALYHLLDGSADNTKFEDDCRAIIGTQSYVLFTLDKLIYKVAKQLQAIASDEMDNKLLQLYLYEKSRRSGRSSDLVYHENARVLLHDENIYRFECCSQSSSMTCLSIQLMEYGHEKPEVTAVTIDPSFSAYLCSDFLSSVPDKIGAEGVFLGRNKRKYVGDDENTSTCKTMVGFQVINGLECKISCSSSKVSYVLDTEDFLFRVRKKRRYSCGGSIFHDQAQPSQVRDTKVQLFHQFLSSFLSRS; encoded by the exons ATGAAAGGGGCGAGGGAGGAGGCTTTGATGGGTTCTCAGCTCAAACGGCCCAACGTTCCTCGAGCGGATCC GTCCGGGCAAACCCATATGGCTCCAGCACCGGCAACTGGTAGTACACCCAAACTCACAACTAATGATGCTCTAGCTTATCTGAAGGCTGTGAAAGATATATTTCAAGACAAAAGGGAAAAATATGATGAATTTCTTGAAGTCATGAAAGATTTCAAGAGCCAGAG GATTGACACAAATGGGGTTATCATGAGGGTGAAGGAATTATTTAAGGGGCATCGGGATCTGATCTTGGGCTTTAACACCTTCTTGCCAAAGGGATATGAGATTAAGTTACCAGAAGAAAAGAAACCAGTCGAATTTGAGGAAGCAATCAATTTCGTTAACAAAATTAAG AATCGTTTCCAGAATGATGATCATGTTTACAAGTCATTCTTAGATATCCTGAATATGTATCGAAGGGAGAATAAGTCAATTCATGAGGTCTACCAAGAG GTGGCAGCCCTCTTTCAGAATCATCAAGATTTGCTCGAGGAATTCACACACTTTTTGCCTGATGCTTCAGCAACATTTGCTCCACATTATCCATATTCTGGTCGGCCCTTTGTGCGTCGAGATGACAGGAGCTCTATTATGCCTACAGCAAGGCATGTTCATGGGGATAAG AGGGATAGAGCTTATACATCACATGCCGATCGCGATTTTAGTGTCGATCGTCCTGATACAGAACATGATAGGCAGAGAAGACTtgcagagaaagaaaaagataggAAGGAAGATAGGGACAAAAGAGACCGAGAATGGGATGAGAAGGACATGGATCATGACAGCGGAGATTTAGGTAACACACATCCTAGGCGTAAACACTCATCTAAAAGGGTGGATGACTCTGTTGCCGAGCCAATGCAGCAAGGAGGTGATGGCGctgatggcatttatagcatttcAGCTTCATCTTTTGATGATAAGAATGCTTTGAAGA GTGTATATACCCGAGAATTTAACTTTTGCGAGAAAGTCAAGGAAAAGTTGCACCCTGACACATACCAGGAGTTTTTGAAATGCCTTCACATATACAGCAAAGAAATAATAAATAGAACAGAATTAAAGAATCTG GTAAGTGATATCCTTGGAAAGTATCCAGATCTCATGGATGGCTTCAATGAATTTTTGGCACATTGTGAAAATATAG GCCTTCACAGTTTTCTAAATGAAGGCTATTTTGCAGATGGATTTCTCGAAGGAGTATTCAACAAAA GACACATTGCTAGGCCAGTTAAGTTAGAGGATGGAGACAGAGAAAGAGAGCGTGAAATGGATAAGAGGGAGAAAGATCGTGAAAGGGAAAGAGTTGACAAAGGTGCTCTTTACAATTCTAAAGAGGGTGCCTCTCACAAGGCTACTTTGTTCACAAACAAAGAAAAGTATAATTTATGGAAACCTATTTCAGAGCTTGACCTCTCAAATTGTCAACGTTGTACCCCAAGTTACCGTCTTCTACCAAAAAAT TATCCGATTCCTCCTGCTAGCCACAGGACTGAACTTGGAGTGTCAGTATTAAATGATGTATGGGTATCAGTGACTTCTGGAAGTGAGGATTACTCTTTCAAGCACATGCGCAAAAACCAATATGAAGAAAGCTTATTTAGATGTGAAGATGATAG ATTTGAGCTCGATATGTTATTGGAATCGGTGAATATCACAACCAAACGAGTGGAAGAATTAATAGAAATGATGCAAGACCCTGTCAAATCAGAAAATCCAACTCGCATGGAAGACCACCTTAACT CTTTAAATTTGAGGTGCATTGAACGGTTATATGGTGACCATGGCCTTGATGTCATGGATGTACTTCGCAAGAATGCCAGTCTTGCTTTGCCAGTCATATTAACCCGCCTGAAACAGAAGCAAGAGGAATGGTCTAGGTGTCGTTCAGATTTTAATAAAGTTTGGGCTGAAATATATGCCAAGAActatcataaatcacttgatcatcgcagtttttattttaagcAACAGGATACAAAGAGCTTGAGCACAAAAG CTTTGCTGGCTGAGATTAAAGAAATTAATGACAAGATGAAGAAGGAGGATGACATTCTTGTCACCATTGCTGCCAGAAATAGGCAGCCTATTGTTCCCAATATGGCATTTGAGTATGTTGATGTAAGTATCCATGAGGATTTGTATCAGATCATTAAATATTCATGTGGAGAAGTTTGCACATCTTCTGATCAATTGGACAAAGTCATGAAGATATGGACTACTTTTTTAGAGCCCCTATTGGGTGTTCCATCTCGAAACCAACTTGCAGAAGATGCTGAAGATGTGAAACCTAAGAGTCGTGTTGTCAAAGCCAATTTGTCAGTTGTGGGTGAAAGCAATGGGAGCCCTGGTGCTGATTATGCTGGTGCTTCCAAGCAAAGCAATGGTGATGAGAACATTCCATCTGAACAAACAGCTCTGTGCAGGACAAGGTCAGCCAATGGAGATACAACAGTTACTGAAAATGGTTTTCATGATGTTGATCAAACCACTCGCCATGGAGAAAATCTTTGTAACAATTTGCTGCAAGGGAGAGTGCAGGGTAGTGCTCCTATGGCTGATGAAGTGTCTGGAATAACCGTAACAAATGTGTCTGCAGAGCGTATGCCAGATACCACTTCTGTTGCTGGTCGAGCTGAACAATGTCACAATAGAACAAACCGGGAGATTGTAACAG GGGCTAGTGGTGCATCTAGAGCTGGCAATTTTGGAAACGAGACACTAGTTGAACCTCGAGCTACCAATGAAAATTTACCTGCTTCAGAG GGTGTACAAACTGGAAGGCCTATCCTAGCGGCTAATGGTGGTAGCACCACTGAAGGCAACAAAGGTCACAGACCTAGTGAAGGTTCTGCTTCCTTGAATAACCTTAAGGTTGAAAGAGAAGAAGGTGAATTGTCACCGAATGGAGACTTTGAGGAGGATAATTTTGTGACATTTGAGGATGTTGCTGTAAATGTAACTCCTAAAGGGAAAGACGGTTCTTCTAGCAGACAGTATCAAGTCAGACCTGGAGAAGTAGAGGCTTCCTGTGGTGAGGTTGCAGGGGAGAATGAAGCGGATGCTGATGATGAGGGTGAGGAAAGTGCTCAACGGTCTACAGAGGTCAGTGGAAATGCATCAGAGGCTGGTGAGGATGTCTCCGGCAGTGAATCTGGTGATGGTGAGGAGTGTTCGCATGAAGAtcatgaagaggaagaagatgatgctGGGAATGACGACCAGGATGCAAAGGCTGAAAGTGAGGGTGAAGCTGAAGGAGAAATTACATCACTACCATTTTCTGAACGAATTCTGCACACAGTTAAACCTCTTGCAAGACATGTGCCTACAGCATTACATGATAAGGAAGATAAATCTTCGCGAATTTTTTATGGAAATGATTCATTTTATGTGCTGTTTCGGCTTCATCAG actttgtatGAAAGGATACTCTCGGCCAAGACAAACTCATTAGCTGCCGAAAAGAAATGGAGAAGTTCTAAAGATACAAGCCCTCCTGATTTATATGCCAA ATTTATGAGTGCTCTTTACCACCTTCTTGATGGTTCTGCTGACAATACCAAGTTCGAAGATGATTGTCGTGCTATCATTGGAACTCAGTCCTATGTACTTTTCACATTGGACAAGCTAATCTATAAAGTTGCTAAACAG CTTCAGGCAATAGCTTCAGATGAGATGGATAATAAGCTTCTCCAACTATACTTGTATGAAAAATCAAGGCGATCGGGCAGATCTTCTGATCTAGTCTATCATGAGAATGCTCGTGTGCTTCTTCATGATGAAAACATATACAGATTTGAATGT tgTTCACAATCTTCAAGCATGACCTGCCTATCCATTCAGCTCATGGAATATGGACATGAGAAGCCTGAAGTCACCGCTGTCACAATAGATCCCAGCTTTTCAGCTTATCTATGCAGTGATTTTCTGTCAAGTGTTCCGGATAAGATAGGAGCAGAGGGTGTCTTCCTGGGAAG GAATAAACGCAAATATGTGGGAGATGATGAAAACACTTCTACTTGCAAGACCATGGTTGGGTTTCAAGTAATCAATGGCTTGGAATGCAAGATATCTTGCAGTTCTTCAAAG GTGTCTTATGTGCTAGACACGGAAGATTTCTTGTTCCGAgtgagaaagaaaaggagatattCATGTGGGGGGTCTATATTTCATGACCAAGCACAGCCATCACAAGTACGTGACACAAAAGTACAGCTGTTTCACCAATTCCTGTCCAGTTTCCTGTCTAGATCCTGA
- the LOC135584675 gene encoding paired amphipathic helix protein Sin3-like 4 isoform X3 has product MKGAREEALMGSQLKRPNVPRADPSGQTHMAPAPATGSTPKLTTNDALAYLKAVKDIFQDKREKYDEFLEVMKDFKSQRIDTNGVIMRVKELFKGHRDLILGFNTFLPKGYEIKLPEEKKPVEFEEAINFVNKIKNRFQNDDHVYKSFLDILNMYRRENKSIHEVYQEVAALFQNHQDLLEEFTHFLPDASATFAPHYPYSGRPFVRRDDRSSIMPTARHVHGDKRDRAYTSHADRDFSVDRPDTEHDRQRRLAEKEKDRKEDRDKRDREWDEKDMDHDSGDLGNTHPRRKHSSKRVDDSVAEPMQQGGDGADGIYSISASSFDDKNALKSVYTREFNFCEKVKEKLHPDTYQEFLKCLHIYSKEIINRTELKNLVSDILGKYPDLMDGFNEFLAHCENIDGFLEGVFNKRHIARPVKLEDGDREREREMDKREKDRERERVDKGALYNSKEGASHKATLFTNKEKYNLWKPISELDLSNCQRCTPSYRLLPKNYPIPPASHRTELGVSVLNDVWVSVTSGSEDYSFKHMRKNQYEESLFRCEDDRFELDMLLESVNITTKRVEELIEMMQDPVKSENPTRMEDHLNSLNLRCIERLYGDHGLDVMDVLRKNASLALPVILTRLKQKQEEWSRCRSDFNKVWAEIYAKNYHKSLDHRSFYFKQQDTKSLSTKALLAEIKEINDKMKKEDDILVTIAARNRQPIVPNMAFEYVDVSIHEDLYQIIKYSCGEVCTSSDQLDKVMKIWTTFLEPLLGVPSRNQLAEDAEDVKPKSRVVKANLSVVGESNGSPGADYAGASKQSNGDENIPSEQTALCRTRSANGDTTVTENGFHDVDQTTRHGENLCNNLLQGRVQGSAPMADEVSGITVTNVSAERMPDTTSVAGRAEQCHNRTNREIVTGASGASRAGNFGNETLVEPRATNENLPASEGVQTGRPILAANGGSTTEGNKGHRPSEGSASLNNLKVEREEGELSPNGDFEEDNFVTFEDVAVNVTPKGKDGSSSRQYQVRPGEVEASCGEVAGENEADADDEGEESAQRSTEVSGNASEAGEDVSGSESGDGEECSHEDHEEEEDDAGNDDQDAKAESEGEAEGEITSLPFSERILHTVKPLARHVPTALHDKEDKSSRIFYGNDSFYVLFRLHQTLYERILSAKTNSLAAEKKWRSSKDTSPPDLYAKFMSALYHLLDGSADNTKFEDDCRAIIGTQSYVLFTLDKLIYKVAKQLQAIASDEMDNKLLQLYLYEKSRRSGRSSDLVYHENARVLLHDENIYRFECCSQSSSMTCLSIQLMEYGHEKPEVTAVTIDPSFSAYLCSDFLSSVPDKIGAEGVFLGRNKRKYVGDDENTSTCKTMVGFQVINGLECKISCSSSKVSYVLDTEDFLFRVRKKRRYSCGGSIFHDQAQPSQVRDTKVQLFHQFLSSFLSRS; this is encoded by the exons ATGAAAGGGGCGAGGGAGGAGGCTTTGATGGGTTCTCAGCTCAAACGGCCCAACGTTCCTCGAGCGGATCC GTCCGGGCAAACCCATATGGCTCCAGCACCGGCAACTGGTAGTACACCCAAACTCACAACTAATGATGCTCTAGCTTATCTGAAGGCTGTGAAAGATATATTTCAAGACAAAAGGGAAAAATATGATGAATTTCTTGAAGTCATGAAAGATTTCAAGAGCCAGAG GATTGACACAAATGGGGTTATCATGAGGGTGAAGGAATTATTTAAGGGGCATCGGGATCTGATCTTGGGCTTTAACACCTTCTTGCCAAAGGGATATGAGATTAAGTTACCAGAAGAAAAGAAACCAGTCGAATTTGAGGAAGCAATCAATTTCGTTAACAAAATTAAG AATCGTTTCCAGAATGATGATCATGTTTACAAGTCATTCTTAGATATCCTGAATATGTATCGAAGGGAGAATAAGTCAATTCATGAGGTCTACCAAGAG GTGGCAGCCCTCTTTCAGAATCATCAAGATTTGCTCGAGGAATTCACACACTTTTTGCCTGATGCTTCAGCAACATTTGCTCCACATTATCCATATTCTGGTCGGCCCTTTGTGCGTCGAGATGACAGGAGCTCTATTATGCCTACAGCAAGGCATGTTCATGGGGATAAG AGGGATAGAGCTTATACATCACATGCCGATCGCGATTTTAGTGTCGATCGTCCTGATACAGAACATGATAGGCAGAGAAGACTtgcagagaaagaaaaagataggAAGGAAGATAGGGACAAAAGAGACCGAGAATGGGATGAGAAGGACATGGATCATGACAGCGGAGATTTAGGTAACACACATCCTAGGCGTAAACACTCATCTAAAAGGGTGGATGACTCTGTTGCCGAGCCAATGCAGCAAGGAGGTGATGGCGctgatggcatttatagcatttcAGCTTCATCTTTTGATGATAAGAATGCTTTGAAGA GTGTATATACCCGAGAATTTAACTTTTGCGAGAAAGTCAAGGAAAAGTTGCACCCTGACACATACCAGGAGTTTTTGAAATGCCTTCACATATACAGCAAAGAAATAATAAATAGAACAGAATTAAAGAATCTG GTAAGTGATATCCTTGGAAAGTATCCAGATCTCATGGATGGCTTCAATGAATTTTTGGCACATTGTGAAAATATAG ATGGATTTCTCGAAGGAGTATTCAACAAAA GACACATTGCTAGGCCAGTTAAGTTAGAGGATGGAGACAGAGAAAGAGAGCGTGAAATGGATAAGAGGGAGAAAGATCGTGAAAGGGAAAGAGTTGACAAAGGTGCTCTTTACAATTCTAAAGAGGGTGCCTCTCACAAGGCTACTTTGTTCACAAACAAAGAAAAGTATAATTTATGGAAACCTATTTCAGAGCTTGACCTCTCAAATTGTCAACGTTGTACCCCAAGTTACCGTCTTCTACCAAAAAAT TATCCGATTCCTCCTGCTAGCCACAGGACTGAACTTGGAGTGTCAGTATTAAATGATGTATGGGTATCAGTGACTTCTGGAAGTGAGGATTACTCTTTCAAGCACATGCGCAAAAACCAATATGAAGAAAGCTTATTTAGATGTGAAGATGATAG ATTTGAGCTCGATATGTTATTGGAATCGGTGAATATCACAACCAAACGAGTGGAAGAATTAATAGAAATGATGCAAGACCCTGTCAAATCAGAAAATCCAACTCGCATGGAAGACCACCTTAACT CTTTAAATTTGAGGTGCATTGAACGGTTATATGGTGACCATGGCCTTGATGTCATGGATGTACTTCGCAAGAATGCCAGTCTTGCTTTGCCAGTCATATTAACCCGCCTGAAACAGAAGCAAGAGGAATGGTCTAGGTGTCGTTCAGATTTTAATAAAGTTTGGGCTGAAATATATGCCAAGAActatcataaatcacttgatcatcgcagtttttattttaagcAACAGGATACAAAGAGCTTGAGCACAAAAG CTTTGCTGGCTGAGATTAAAGAAATTAATGACAAGATGAAGAAGGAGGATGACATTCTTGTCACCATTGCTGCCAGAAATAGGCAGCCTATTGTTCCCAATATGGCATTTGAGTATGTTGATGTAAGTATCCATGAGGATTTGTATCAGATCATTAAATATTCATGTGGAGAAGTTTGCACATCTTCTGATCAATTGGACAAAGTCATGAAGATATGGACTACTTTTTTAGAGCCCCTATTGGGTGTTCCATCTCGAAACCAACTTGCAGAAGATGCTGAAGATGTGAAACCTAAGAGTCGTGTTGTCAAAGCCAATTTGTCAGTTGTGGGTGAAAGCAATGGGAGCCCTGGTGCTGATTATGCTGGTGCTTCCAAGCAAAGCAATGGTGATGAGAACATTCCATCTGAACAAACAGCTCTGTGCAGGACAAGGTCAGCCAATGGAGATACAACAGTTACTGAAAATGGTTTTCATGATGTTGATCAAACCACTCGCCATGGAGAAAATCTTTGTAACAATTTGCTGCAAGGGAGAGTGCAGGGTAGTGCTCCTATGGCTGATGAAGTGTCTGGAATAACCGTAACAAATGTGTCTGCAGAGCGTATGCCAGATACCACTTCTGTTGCTGGTCGAGCTGAACAATGTCACAATAGAACAAACCGGGAGATTGTAACAG GGGCTAGTGGTGCATCTAGAGCTGGCAATTTTGGAAACGAGACACTAGTTGAACCTCGAGCTACCAATGAAAATTTACCTGCTTCAGAG GGTGTACAAACTGGAAGGCCTATCCTAGCGGCTAATGGTGGTAGCACCACTGAAGGCAACAAAGGTCACAGACCTAGTGAAGGTTCTGCTTCCTTGAATAACCTTAAGGTTGAAAGAGAAGAAGGTGAATTGTCACCGAATGGAGACTTTGAGGAGGATAATTTTGTGACATTTGAGGATGTTGCTGTAAATGTAACTCCTAAAGGGAAAGACGGTTCTTCTAGCAGACAGTATCAAGTCAGACCTGGAGAAGTAGAGGCTTCCTGTGGTGAGGTTGCAGGGGAGAATGAAGCGGATGCTGATGATGAGGGTGAGGAAAGTGCTCAACGGTCTACAGAGGTCAGTGGAAATGCATCAGAGGCTGGTGAGGATGTCTCCGGCAGTGAATCTGGTGATGGTGAGGAGTGTTCGCATGAAGAtcatgaagaggaagaagatgatgctGGGAATGACGACCAGGATGCAAAGGCTGAAAGTGAGGGTGAAGCTGAAGGAGAAATTACATCACTACCATTTTCTGAACGAATTCTGCACACAGTTAAACCTCTTGCAAGACATGTGCCTACAGCATTACATGATAAGGAAGATAAATCTTCGCGAATTTTTTATGGAAATGATTCATTTTATGTGCTGTTTCGGCTTCATCAG actttgtatGAAAGGATACTCTCGGCCAAGACAAACTCATTAGCTGCCGAAAAGAAATGGAGAAGTTCTAAAGATACAAGCCCTCCTGATTTATATGCCAA ATTTATGAGTGCTCTTTACCACCTTCTTGATGGTTCTGCTGACAATACCAAGTTCGAAGATGATTGTCGTGCTATCATTGGAACTCAGTCCTATGTACTTTTCACATTGGACAAGCTAATCTATAAAGTTGCTAAACAG CTTCAGGCAATAGCTTCAGATGAGATGGATAATAAGCTTCTCCAACTATACTTGTATGAAAAATCAAGGCGATCGGGCAGATCTTCTGATCTAGTCTATCATGAGAATGCTCGTGTGCTTCTTCATGATGAAAACATATACAGATTTGAATGT tgTTCACAATCTTCAAGCATGACCTGCCTATCCATTCAGCTCATGGAATATGGACATGAGAAGCCTGAAGTCACCGCTGTCACAATAGATCCCAGCTTTTCAGCTTATCTATGCAGTGATTTTCTGTCAAGTGTTCCGGATAAGATAGGAGCAGAGGGTGTCTTCCTGGGAAG GAATAAACGCAAATATGTGGGAGATGATGAAAACACTTCTACTTGCAAGACCATGGTTGGGTTTCAAGTAATCAATGGCTTGGAATGCAAGATATCTTGCAGTTCTTCAAAG GTGTCTTATGTGCTAGACACGGAAGATTTCTTGTTCCGAgtgagaaagaaaaggagatattCATGTGGGGGGTCTATATTTCATGACCAAGCACAGCCATCACAAGTACGTGACACAAAAGTACAGCTGTTTCACCAATTCCTGTCCAGTTTCCTGTCTAGATCCTGA